The following coding sequences lie in one Vitis vinifera cultivar Pinot Noir 40024 chromosome 19, ASM3070453v1 genomic window:
- the LOC104877635 gene encoding disease resistance protein RPM1-like, with product MAEIAVSAALGVVQIFLSQRIPELKQKEVDIGVIKGHLETMRAYLKDIKKREHTEGARDRRNKVQEIAYKIEDALEEFMVDVPEHFHKHKFSQALHDVYHKVMDWRAFPRLSSRINDIQDKIRDIKELDSFRTSSSGVASSSRAEGVPDLAYPILKNDELVGIERRTSDLLDRLMKEASKRLVISVVGASGSGKTILIKKVCESEGVKGHFECHAWVSHSTSCKDTCEKICKEMGVPVPPGGKIEENLVNYLEDKRYLVVLDGGWKEDWCNCINILPDNGNGSRVIFSTCRLDLVSKCSDDFYNLDPLSGNEAWELFCKKAFSGSECPKHLKEISEDLLSNCGGLPLAIVALGSLLSTKSRTPAEFQKVLDSLGHNLERNFEFGIMKRVLEQRYFNLSHNLKRCFLYFCNFPGGYPVTRGRLIRLWIAEGFVEEKGDQALEVADAYLKELISGCLVDTNTWDVQGLVRSCQVNNLVRECLVSISEDERFCKVLTRQNFDEYDHRSNRHIAIHDAFTDSLQSKDFSHVRTLFMFGKENFTASVFGKALERFKFLRVLELKDAPLETFPEEVVNLTLLRYLNLRNTKIKAVPGSVKKLQNLETLDLRQTFVSELPKTIRKVHKLVHLAVDKINEDQGRVGAGVFSGIGVLASLQKLSLIKANKNQRIAEELGNLTAMRKLGITELESRDGKDLCASIQKMKHLSCLHVTSRSKVEVLDLDYMSTPPSLLHRLSLEGKLRATPSWISELHSLVKMSLKSSRLDGGLIEALQDLPCLMELQLVDAFNGKELEFRCNSFQELRKLEVEQSDHLHTVLVHEGAMPNLQKLTMRRCKNLKLAPLGLNNLTRLEEMHLYEMSEELITELDNLRTGEYHWMIDHIQVIHTSCSPVNSTYPRFRNLSSFARY from the coding sequence ATGGCAGAAATAGCAGTTTCAGCAGCACTTGGTGTTGTGCAGATCTTCCTCAGTCAAAGAATCCCAGAGCTGAAGCAAAAAGAAGTTGATATCGGCGTTATCAAAGGACATTTGGAAACCATGCGAGCCTACCTCAAGGACATTAAGAAACGAGAACACACTGAAGGTGCTAGAGATCGAAGAAACAAAGTACAGGAGATTGCATACAAGATTGAGGATGCTCTTGAAGAGTTCATGGTTGATGTGCCAGAACACTTCCATAAGCACAAATTCTCCCAAGCTCTTCATGACGTTTACCACAAAGTCATGGACTGGAGAGCATTCCCTAGATTGTCCTCCCGTATAAATGATATTCAAGACAAGATCAGAGATATCAAAGAGTTAGATTCATTTCGCACATCTTCCTCTGGAGTAGCCTCAAGTTCCCGTGCTGAAGGAGTCCCTGACCTGGCTTATCCTATCCTCAAAAATGATGAGCTCGTGGGCATCGAGAGGCGTACATCTGATCTTCTTGATCGTCTTATGAAGGAAGCATCAAAGCGTCTGGTGATTTCTGTAGTTGGAGCCAGTGGCTCTGGTAAGACCATTCTGATAAAAAAAGTTTGTGAGAGTGAAGGGGTGAAGGGCCATTTTGAATGTCATGCTTGGGTTTCTCATTCAACCTCCTGCAAAGACACCTGCGAGAAAATTTGCAAAGAAATGGGAGTACCGGTTCCCCcaggaggaaaaatagaagagaatTTGGTCAACTACTTGGAAGATAAAAGGTATCTCGTGGTTTTGGATGGAGGTTGGAAAGAAGATTGGTGCAACTGCATTAATATATTACCCGACAATGGCAATGGCAGTAGAGTAATCTTCTCCACATGCAGGCTTGATTTAGTTTCTAAATGTTCAGATGATTTCTACAATCTAGATCCATTATCAGGCAACGAGGCTTGGGAGCTCTTCTGTAAGAAGGCCTTCAGTGGCAGTGAATGTCCTAAGCACTTAAAAGAGATATCTGAAGATCTCTTGAGCAATTGTGGAGGGCTGCCACTTGCAATAGTGGCCTTGGGCAGTCTATTATCAACTAAAAGCCGAACACCAGCAGAGTTCCAGAAAGTGCTCGACAGCCTAGGACATAATCTGGAAAGAAATTTCGAATTTGGGATCATGAAGAGAGTATTGGAGCAAAGATATTTCAATCTCTCCCACAATCTTAAGCGCTGTTTCTTGTACTTTTGCAATTTTCCTGGGGGTTATCCTGTTACACGTGGGAGACTGATTCGGTTGTGGATAGCTGAAGGATTTGTTGAGGAGAAAGGAGACCAAGCACTGGAGGTGGCAGATGCGTACCTCAAAGAGCTCATCAGTGGATGCTTGGTCGACACAAACACATGGGATGTCCAAGGCCTGGTAAGAAGTTGTCAAGTTAATAATCTTGTGAGAGAATGCCTTGTTTCAATATCTGAAGATGAAAGATTCTGTAAAGTTTTGACCAGACAAAACTTTGATGAATATGATCACCGTAGCAATCGCCATATAGCAATCCATGATGCTTTCACCGATTCGTTGCAAAGCAAGGATTTCTCTCATGTTCGCACCTTATTCATGTTTGGAAAAGAGAATTTTACTGCTTCCGTATTTGGAAAAGCACTAGAGCGCTTCAAGTTTTTGAGAGTTTTGGAATTGAAAGATGCACCTTTGGAAACTTTTCCAGAAGAAGTTGTCAATCTCACCCTATTAAGGTATTTGAATCTGAGGAATACCAAGATAAAGGCAGTTCCAGGCTCAGTAAAAAAGCTTCAAAACCTAGAAACTTTGGACCTCAGACAAACTTTTGTTTCCGAGTTGCCCAAAACTATACGTAAAGTTCATAAACTTGTCCATCTTGCAGTGGATAAGATAAATGAAGATCAAGGCCGGGTAGGAGCAGGTGTGTTTTCAGGAATTGGGGTTTTAGCGTCCTTACAGAAGTTGTCACTGATCAAAGCAAACAAGAACCAGCGAATTGCCGAGGAATTGGGAAATTTGACTGCAATGAGGAAACTCGGGATCACAGAACTTGAAAGCAGGGATGGAAAGGATTTGTGTGCATCGATCCAGAAGATGAAGCATCTTTCCTGTTTGCATGTAACATCAAGAAGCAAGGTGGAAGTTCTTGATCTGGATTACATGTCTACCCCGCCAAGCCTGCTTCACCGACTATCTCTGGAAGGAAAATTGCGTGCAACTCCTTCATGGATTTCCGAACTTCATAGTCTGGTCAAGATGAGTCTAAAATCATCCAGATTAGATGGTGGTCTGATTGAGGCCCTTCAAGATTTGCCTTGTCTCATGGAGCTCCAATTGGTTGATGCTTTCAATGGGAAAGAGTTGGAATTTAGGTGCAATTCGTTTCAGGAACTTAGGAAGTTAGAAGTTGAACAATCGGATCACCTGCACACGGTGCTAGTGCATGAAGGAGCAATGCCTAATCTTCAAAAGCTTACTATGAGAAGATGTAAGAACTTGAAGTTGGCTCCCTTGGGACTTAATAATCTAACCAGGCTTGAGGAAATGCATCTGTATGAAATGTCAGAGGAGCTCATAACTGAACTTGACAACTTAAGGACAGGAGAATATCATTGGATGATTGATCACATTCAAGTCATCCATACTTCTTGCTCTCCGGTGAACAGCACATACCCACGTTTCCGAAATCTTTCATCGTTTGCCAGATATTGA